One Paenibacillus sp. FSL W8-0186 genomic window carries:
- a CDS encoding TatD family hydrolase: MIDAHIHLDQYSDADIKRIVKNMQFSGIEGLVCVSTNLESSMANLALAERYPGIIHPAFGYHPENPLPNEEEVSRLLSWMERKAPRIIAVGEIGLPYYLRRQMAKEGRSLDLHAYVQLLERFLSFAGQHGKPVVLHAVYEDAELACDLLERYRIRKAHFHWFKGAKHTVRKMADRGYYISFTPDLLYEPEIMELARSYPLDQVMAETDGPWPFEGPFAGQLTQPAMVLKVAEAWAAIQGIAPEEARCRLRENTKRFYGI, encoded by the coding sequence ATGATTGATGCCCATATCCACCTGGACCAGTATAGCGATGCCGATATCAAGCGTATTGTGAAAAATATGCAATTCAGCGGTATCGAGGGGCTTGTGTGCGTATCCACAAATCTGGAGTCCTCAATGGCTAACCTGGCTCTTGCCGAGCGGTACCCGGGAATCATCCATCCAGCCTTCGGCTATCATCCGGAGAACCCCCTCCCAAATGAGGAGGAAGTCAGCCGGCTGTTGTCCTGGATGGAGCGCAAGGCCCCCCGCATAATCGCCGTAGGAGAAATTGGCCTGCCTTACTATCTTCGCCGTCAGATGGCCAAGGAAGGCCGCTCCCTCGACCTGCACGCATATGTACAGCTGCTGGAGCGGTTCCTTAGCTTTGCCGGGCAACATGGCAAACCCGTCGTGCTTCATGCCGTGTACGAGGATGCCGAGCTCGCGTGCGATCTATTGGAGCGCTACCGCATTCGCAAGGCTCACTTCCACTGGTTCAAGGGCGCAAAGCATACGGTGCGAAAAATGGCCGATCGCGGCTATTACATTTCATTTACTCCGGATCTGCTCTATGAACCAGAAATCATGGAGCTCGCCCGTAGCTATCCCCTCGATCAGGTGATGGCGGAGACGGATGGCCCCTGGCCTTTCGAAGGGCCGTTTGCAGGGCAGCTTACCCAGCCGGCCATGGTGCTGAAGGTCGCCGAAGCTTGGGCCGCCATTCAAGGCATCGCCCCAGAGGAGGCGCGCTGCCGGCTGCGCGAGAATACGAAGCGTTTTTACGGTATATAG
- a CDS encoding cold-shock protein, which produces METGTVKWFNAEKGFGFIEVEGGNDVFVHFSAITGEGFKTLDEGQQVQFNVVQGNRGPQAENVVKL; this is translated from the coding sequence ATGGAAACTGGAACAGTAAAATGGTTTAACGCTGAGAAAGGCTTCGGCTTTATCGAAGTGGAAGGCGGAAACGACGTATTCGTACACTTTAGCGCGATTACAGGCGAAGGCTTCAAAACGCTGGACGAAGGCCAACAAGTTCAATTTAACGTTGTTCAAGGCAACCGCGGACCACAAGCCGAAAACGTAGTCAAACTTTAA
- a CDS encoding cold-shock protein has product MNYRKKTLEEIPEENTPVWSCTSESCNGWMRDNFAFDYTPACPLCSSEMEKGMRMLPQLVNTTWIRSRCLKA; this is encoded by the coding sequence ATGAATTACCGTAAAAAAACGTTAGAAGAAATTCCTGAGGAGAACACGCCGGTCTGGTCTTGTACGAGCGAGAGCTGCAACGGATGGATGAGGGATAATTTTGCGTTTGATTACACTCCGGCATGTCCTCTGTGTTCTTCGGAAATGGAGAAGGGGATGCGCATGCTTCCCCAATTGGTGAACACAACTTGGATCAGAAGTCGCTGCCTAAAGGCGTAA